The following coding sequences lie in one Vibrio spartinae genomic window:
- the pepT gene encoding peptidase T, producing the protein MESLIDRFLHYVSFDTQSNPYRNCCPSTTGQKKLAQAIYDELQALGLSDVTLDAHGYVMAKLPANVDGEIPSIGFVAHLDTSPDASGKKVVPQIVENYQGGDIALGRGDEVLSPIQYQELHQLHGYNLITTDGNTLLGADDKAGVAEIVTAMKVLLEHPDIPHGEICIAFTPDEEIGRGADLFDVEKFGAQWAYTVDGGPVGDLEYENFNAATAHVTCYGVSVHTGTAKGKLVNAMNIAAQFQMMIPTDETPENTEGYEGFYHLSSANMGIARSELTYLLRDFDQQGLARRKVQMKDWVGTLNHQLHRGRVELEITDGYANMKQVIASNLHIIEIAKDAMSDLGIEPQIKPIRGGTDGAQLSFKGLPCPNLFTGGYNFHGIHEFVTIEGMEQAVKVIVKIAEKTARTYRG; encoded by the coding sequence ATGGAAAGTCTGATAGATCGCTTTCTGCATTATGTGTCATTTGATACACAATCCAACCCATACCGGAACTGCTGTCCAAGCACGACCGGGCAAAAAAAATTAGCACAGGCAATATATGATGAATTGCAAGCACTTGGGCTTAGTGATGTAACACTCGATGCTCATGGCTATGTCATGGCTAAATTGCCGGCAAATGTTGACGGTGAGATACCATCGATCGGATTTGTTGCACACCTGGATACATCTCCGGATGCTTCAGGTAAAAAAGTCGTGCCTCAGATTGTGGAAAACTATCAGGGGGGAGATATTGCATTGGGGCGGGGAGATGAAGTGTTGTCTCCGATTCAATACCAAGAATTACACCAACTGCATGGGTACAATCTCATCACCACCGATGGGAATACGCTGTTGGGCGCTGATGATAAGGCAGGTGTAGCCGAGATCGTCACAGCCATGAAAGTATTGCTGGAACATCCGGATATCCCTCATGGTGAGATTTGTATTGCCTTTACGCCGGATGAAGAAATCGGCCGTGGGGCTGATCTGTTCGATGTTGAAAAATTCGGGGCTCAGTGGGCCTATACGGTTGATGGCGGACCCGTTGGTGATTTGGAGTATGAGAACTTTAATGCTGCAACAGCGCATGTCACTTGTTATGGTGTTTCGGTTCATACCGGAACCGCAAAAGGCAAGCTGGTCAATGCCATGAATATTGCGGCTCAATTCCAGATGATGATTCCCACCGATGAGACACCGGAGAATACCGAAGGATATGAAGGTTTTTACCATTTATCCTCCGCGAATATGGGTATTGCCCGGAGTGAGTTGACCTATCTACTGCGAGATTTTGACCAGCAAGGACTAGCGCGCAGAAAAGTGCAGATGAAAGATTGGGTCGGTACACTCAACCATCAATTACATCGCGGTCGGGTTGAACTCGAGATTACGGATGGTTATGCCAATATGAAGCAAGTGATTGCGTCCAATCTACATATTATTGAGATTGCCAAAGATGCAATGAGCGATTTGGGGATTGAGCCGCAAATCAAACCAATCCGGGGCGGTACGGATGGTGCACAGCTTTCTTTCAAAGGCTTACCGTGCCCGAATTTATTTACCGGTGGTTATAATTTTCACGGCATCCATGAATTTGTGACGATTGAAGGCATGGAACAGGCGGTGAAAGTTATTGTGAAAATAGCGGAAAAAACCGCGCGGACTTACCGTGGATAA
- a CDS encoding mechanosensitive ion channel family protein has protein sequence MDYLNNVLDYLLFHKLLFSVIIVGFILIIRRSALALIRGDGAFITEKQRKWMSQTKNGTFAALLIIGFFLWKEEINEFALSVTAIAVAIVVASKEIILCFTGSIQRASSRSFRIGDWIEVGSLCGEVIEHNMMATVIQEIDLGGGLYHYTGKTATLPNSMFFTYPVKNLNFMKRYVFHNFEIVVRDFVNLYTLFPQFRKRIEVHFEHFIEVARRYNQMIEKHAGVDLPGAEPMIHISSTATGEQKVHVMIFCPTERAHELEQLIRADFMSLYDEQFSNQAEPTQ, from the coding sequence ATGGATTACTTAAACAACGTGCTAGATTATCTGCTGTTCCATAAGCTACTGTTTAGTGTCATTATCGTCGGTTTTATTTTAATTATCCGCCGCAGTGCACTTGCTCTGATTCGGGGTGATGGTGCGTTTATTACCGAAAAACAGCGCAAGTGGATGTCTCAGACCAAAAATGGTACGTTTGCCGCGCTGTTGATTATCGGGTTCTTCTTGTGGAAAGAAGAGATCAATGAGTTTGCCTTGTCTGTGACTGCCATTGCGGTTGCGATTGTTGTGGCATCAAAAGAGATCATTTTATGTTTTACCGGTTCGATTCAACGGGCAAGCTCTCGCTCTTTTCGTATCGGTGACTGGATTGAAGTCGGTTCGTTATGTGGTGAAGTGATTGAACACAATATGATGGCGACGGTTATTCAAGAGATCGATTTGGGTGGGGGGCTTTACCATTACACCGGCAAAACCGCAACGCTGCCCAATAGTATGTTTTTTACCTACCCGGTGAAAAACCTGAACTTCATGAAGCGCTATGTGTTTCATAATTTTGAAATTGTGGTACGTGATTTTGTGAACTTATATACCTTGTTTCCCCAATTTCGCAAGCGAATCGAAGTCCATTTTGAGCATTTTATTGAAGTCGCGCGTCGTTATAATCAGATGATTGAGAAACATGCCGGGGTGGATTTGCCGGGGGCGGAGCCGATGATTCACATTAGCAGCACCGCGACCGGTGAACAGAAAGTCCATGTAATGATTTTTTGCCCGACTGAGCGGGCTCACGAGCTTGAACAGTTGATTCGGGCTGATTTCATGAGCCTCTACGATGAACAATTTTCCAATCAAGCCGAACCCACTCAGTAA
- a CDS encoding DsbA family oxidoreductase, with amino-acid sequence MKKLRIDILSDLVCPWCFIGYTRLEKVLEQLRVDKHLQPEIHWHPFELNPTLSAGGEILNQHLQTKYQMTAQQRQLSQQRITEFGNALGIDFQFTADMRIYNTRKAHQLMMWAARSQQQTPFQKALFLAYFQEGRVMDDTDTLLDIAVAQGLDRRDCRRVLTDPGWSSAVVQTEKQWLEAGIQAVPAMIIEQHILLNGAQPIAELHETLDGLADTLPSFH; translated from the coding sequence ATGAAGAAACTGCGTATCGATATTTTATCGGATCTGGTCTGTCCTTGGTGCTTCATTGGTTATACACGATTGGAGAAAGTTCTCGAACAACTCCGCGTGGATAAACATCTTCAGCCTGAGATCCACTGGCATCCTTTTGAGCTCAACCCGACCCTGTCTGCGGGCGGTGAAATACTCAATCAGCATCTCCAAACAAAATATCAAATGACCGCACAACAGCGACAACTGAGCCAACAAAGGATCACTGAGTTTGGCAATGCGTTGGGGATTGATTTTCAGTTTACCGCGGACATGCGCATTTATAATACACGCAAAGCTCATCAGCTAATGATGTGGGCCGCTCGCAGTCAACAACAGACACCATTTCAGAAAGCTCTCTTTCTAGCTTATTTTCAGGAAGGGAGAGTCATGGATGATACTGACACACTCCTCGATATCGCAGTCGCTCAGGGGTTAGATCGCAGAGACTGTCGGCGGGTACTCACTGATCCGGGGTGGTCATCTGCGGTGGTACAAACGGAAAAACAGTGGTTAGAAGCCGGCATACAGGCGGTCCCGGCGATGATTATCGAACAACATATTTTGCTGAATGGCGCTCAGCCGATCGCTGAGCTCCACGAAACATTAGACGGTTTGGCAGATACGCTCCCGTCATTCCATTAA